Sequence from the Pecten maximus chromosome 8, xPecMax1.1, whole genome shotgun sequence genome:
ttttatattaagGTCTGAGAGAGGATCTTTACTTGGGTCTGCCAACGGGATCCTGAACTGTGTGGAGAGAGATTTAAAATCACTGACAGCAGAATTCACATCAGTTGTTTTGCCATTTGTTCGGAAACACACGGATGTCTTTAGGTAATGtatgatatttatgtatgtGTCAGAAAGTGTAATGTTAATATAGTGATTATTTattgtcagttatatatataactaataacAATTCAGATGGCCAGAGAATTTTTAGCTGTTTTACCATGATACCGTCCAAATTGGATGCGAGGGCATTTTCTACACCTATATGCTGTTTTCAATTAAGAATACAATGACATCTTTATAAGAAGTACAACATTCTTGTGAGTTACAGATAATTTGTGATAGTTACATTCAAACAAATTCCCTAGATATTTAGTTTTGATACTCCCGATATTTAGTTGTGATACTCCCTAGATATTTAGTTGTGATACTCCCTAGATATTTAGTTGTGATACTCCCTAGATATTTAGTTGTGATACTCCCTAGATATTTAGTTGTCACTCTTCTTAAATATATAGTTGTCACACTCACTTGATATTTAGTTGTCATACTCCCTAGATATTTAGTTGTCATACTTCCTAGATATttagttgtaatatatatatacttcctAGATCTTTAGTTGTCATACTCCCTAGATATCTAGTTGTCATACTCCCTAGATATTTAGTTGTCACACTCCCTAGCTATCTAGTTGTCATACTCCCTCGATATTTAGTTGTCATATTCCCTAGATATTTAGTTGTCATACTCCCTAGATATTTAGTTGTCATATATATACTTCCTAGATATTTAGTTGTCATACTCCCTAGATATCTAGTTGTCATACTCCCTAGATATTTAGTTGTCATACTCCCTAGCTATTTAGTTGTCATACTTCCTAGATATTTAGTTGTCATATTCCCTAGATATCTACTTTTTATACTTTCTAAATATTTAGTTGTCATACTCCCTAGATATTTAGTTGTCATACCCCCTAGATATTTAGTTGTGATACTCTCTAAATATTTAGTTGTCATACTTCCTAAATATTTAGTTGTCATACTCCCTAGATATCTAGTTGTCATACTTCCTAAATATTTAGTTGTCACACTCACCAGATATTTAGTTGTCATACTCACTAGATCTTTAGTTGTCATACTCCCTTGCTATTTAGTTGTCATACTCCCTTGATATTTAGTTGTCATATTCCCTAGATATCTACTTTTTATACTTTCTAAATATTTAGTTGTCATACTCCCTAGATATCTACTTTTTATACTTTCTAAATATTTGGTTGTCATACTCCCTAGATATTTAGTTGTGATACTCCCTAGATATTTAGTTGTCACACTCCCTCGATATTTAGTTGTCATATTCCCTAGATATTTAGTTGTCATACTCTCTAGATATCTACTTTTTATACTTTCTAAATATTTAGTTGTCATACTCCCTAGATATTTAGTTGTCATATATATACTTCCTAGATATTTAGTTGTCATACTCCCTAGATATCTAGTTGTCATACTTCATAGCTATTTAGTTGTGATACTCTCTAAATATTTAGTTGTCATACTCACTAGATCTTTAGTTGTCATACTCCCTTGCTATTTAGTTGTCATACTCCCTTGATATTTAGTTGTCATATTCCCTAGATATCTACTTTTTATACTTTCTAAATATTTAGTTGTCATACTCCCTAGATATTTAGTTGTCATACTCCCTAGATATTTAGTTGTCATACTCCCTAGATATCTAGTTGTCACACTTCCTAAATATTTAGTTGTCACACTCACCAGATATTTAGTTGTCATACTTATTAGATATTTAGTTGTCATACTCCCTAGATATCTAGTTGTCATACTTCCTAAATATTTAGTTGTCACACTCACCAGATATTTAGTTGTCATACTCACTAGATCTTTAGTTGTCATACTCCCTTGCTATTTAGTTGTCATACTCCCTTGATATTTAGTTGTCATATTCCCTAGATATCTACTTTTTATACTTTCTAAATATTTAGTTGTCATACTCCCTAGATATCTACTTTTTATACTTTCTAAATATTTGGTTGTCATACTCCCTAGATATTTAGTTGTGATACTCCCTAGATATTTAGTTGTCACACTCCCTCGATATTTAGTTGTCATATTCCCTAGATATTTAGTTGTCATACTCTCTAGATATCTACTTTTTATACTTTCTAAATATTTAGTTGTCATACTCCCTAGATATTTAGTTGTCATATATATACTTCCTAGATATTTAGTTGTCATACTCCCTAAATATCTAGTTGTCATACTTCATAGCTATTTAGTTGTCATACTCCCTAGGTATCTACTTTTTATACTTTCTAAATATTTAGTTGTCATACTCCCTAGATATTTAGTTGTCATACTCCCTAGATATTTAGTTGTGATACTCTCTAAATATTTAGTTGTCATACTTCCTAAATATTTAGTTGTCACACTCACTAGATATTTAGTTGTCATACTCCCTAGATATCTAGTTGTCACACTTCCTAAATATTTAGTTGTCACACTCCCTTGCTATTAAGTTGTCATACTTCCTAAATATTTAGTCGTCATATGTTCTCCCTAGCTTTTTAGTTGTCAAACTCCCTGTATGTTAAGTTGTCATACTCCCTCTACGTTAAGTTGTCATACTTCCTCTATGTTAAGTTGTCATACTCCCTAGCTATTTAGTTATCATACTCCCTAGCTATTTAGTTATCATACTCCCTAGCTATTTAGTTATCATACTCCCTAGCTATTTAGTTATCATACTCCCTAGCTATTTAGTTATCATACTCCCTAGCTATTTAGTTATCATACTCCCTCTACGTTAAGTTGTCATACTCCCTAGCTATTTAGTTATCATACTCCCTAGCTATTTAGTTATCATACTCCCTAGCTATTTAGTTATCATACTCCCTAGCTATTTAGTTATCATACTCCCTAGCTATTTAGTTATCATACTCCCTGTATGTTAAGTTGTCATACTCCCTCTACATTAAGTTGTCATACTTCCTCTATGTTAAGTTGTCATACTCCCTAGCTATTTAGTTATCATACTCCCTAGCTATTTAGTTATCATACTCCCTAGCTATTTAGTTATCATACTCCCTGTATGTTAAGTTGTCATACTCCCTCTACGTTAAGTTGTCATACTTCCTCTATGTTAAGTTGTCATACTCCCTAGCTATTTAGTTATCATACTCCCTAGCTATTTAGCTATCATACTCCCTAGCTATTTAGTTATCATACTCCCTAGCTATTTAGTTATCATACTCCCTGTATGTTAAGTTGTCATACTCCCTCTACGTTATGTTGTCATACTTCCTCTATGTTAAGTTATCATACTCCCTAGCTATTTAGTTATCATACTCCCTGTATGTTCAGTTGTGTCATAGccatgtatgtttatatgttagTCCTGCCTGTGAGAGTCTGGAGCTGTACAAGAAAATGGTGGCCTTTGTAATGGCGTACAGTTTTACCGAACCTACAGCAGACAATGAAGATGAACAGATGAAGGACGCTCCGTCTAAAACTGCCCCCATGATGGTCCCTATGGCCGACATACTAAACCATGTAGCCCATAATAATGCTGAGCTTCGTTTTgaaaaagaatttttgaaaatggTTTCAACTTCTGAAATTGCCAAGGTTGGTTTTCATGTTCGAATTCGAAGGTAACACTTTATTTTCTAGTTAATACCATTGTTAAACCAGGtcatgttatatttacatttagatataaatttaaattaaaCTATTGAGTGAGTAGAAACTTAATTGATAAAGTCAAAGGTAAATGTCATTGAGAATCAAATAGTACCCATATTGCATTTAAATAAGCTTTTTATTCACGGTTGTGCTTAGCTATGTAAAtgtgtgaaaaaaatatctaaaagaaCAATTATGTTCATCCTGCAGTAGTATCAGGGTGTGAGGGTATCATTGATGAACAATTCGTCCTACAGTAGTATCGGGGTGTGAGGGTATCAGTGATGAACAATTTGTCCTACAGTAGTATCGGGGTGTGAGGGTATCAGTGATGAACAATTCGTCCTACAGTAGTATCGGGGTGTGAGGGTATCAGTGATGAACAATTCGTCCTACAGTAGTATCGGGGTGTGAGGGTATCAGTGATGAACAATTCGTCCTACAGTAGTATCGGGGCGTGAGGGTATCAGTGATGAACAATTCGTCCTACAGTAGTATCGGGGTGTGAGGGGTATCAGTGATGAACAATTCATCCTACAGTAGTATCGGGGCGTGAGGGTATCAGTGATGAACATTTCGTCCTGCAGTAGTATCGGGGAAGTGAGGGTATCAGTGATGAACAATTCGTCCTGCAGTAGTATCGGGGTGTGAGGGTATCAGTGATGAACAATTCATCCTGCAGTAGTATCAGGGTTTGAGGGTATCAGTGATGAACAATTCGTCCTGCAGTAGTATCGGGGTGTGAGGGTATCAGTGATGAACAATTCGTCCTGCAGTAGTATCGGGGTGTGAGGGTATCAGTGATGAACAATTCGTCCTACAGTAGTATCGGGGTGTGAGGGTATCAGTGATGAACAATTCGTCCTACAGTAGTATCGGGGTGTGAGGGTATCGGTGATGAACAATTCGTCCTACAGTAGTATCGGGGTGTGAGGGTATCAGTGATGAACAATTCGTCCTACAGTAGTATCGGGGCGTGAGGGTATCAGTGATGAACAATTCGTCCTACAGTAGTATCGGGGTGTGAGGGTATCAGTGATGAACAATTCGTCCTACAGTAGTATCGGGGTTTGAGGGTATCAGTGATGAACAATTCATCCTACAGTAGTATCGGGGTGTGAGGGTATCAGTGATGAACAATTCGTCCTACAGTAGTATCGGGGTGTGAGGGTATCAGTGATGAACAATTCATCCTGCAGTAGTATCGGGGTGTGAGGGTATCGGTGATGAACAATTCATCCTACAGTAGTATCAGGGTCTGAGGGTATCAGTGATGAACAATTCATCCTGCAGTAGTATCGGGGTGTGAGGGTATCGGTGATGAACAATTCGTCCTACAGTAGTATCGGGGTGTGAGGGTATCAGTGATGAACAATTCGTCCTACAGTAGTATCGGGGCGTGAGGGTATCAGTGATGAACAATTCGTCCTACAGTAGTATCTGGTGTGAGGGTATTAGTGATGAACAATTCGTCCTGCGGTAGTATCGGGGTGTGAGGGTATCAGTGATTGATGAACATTTCGTCCTGCGGTAGTATCGAGGTGTGAGGGTACCAGTGATGAACAATTCATCCTGCAGTAGTATCGGGGTGTGAGGGTATCGGTGATGAACAATTCGTCCTGCAGTAGTATCGGGGTGTGAGGGTATCGGTGATGAACAATTCGTCCTGCAGTAGTATCGAGGTCTGAGGGTATCGGTGATGAACAATTCGTCCTGCAGTAGTATCGGGGTGTGAGGGTATCGGTGATGAACAATTCGTCCTACAGTAGTATCGGGATGTGAGGGTATCAGTGATGAACAATTCGTCCTGCTGTAGTATCGGGATGTGAGGGTATCAGTGATGAACAATTCATCCTGCAGTAGTATCGGGGTGTGAGGTATGGGGATGGTTTTTTCTCTTTTCAGGGGGGAAATATTTTTTAGGggatttttgaaaaaagaaactTACAGTAGTTTTTGAGGGTACCCCCTGAAAAAAACAATGTGATATTTGGGTTTTGGGGGGGAAATTATAACCTCATTCTTTGGGGGAAAAATGTTCAATTTGGGGTATCTTTAATGAAAAAAAGCCTTTTGTGGTTTCGGGGGGGGGTGTGGGGTACCCCGTTTGATGAATTTTTTTCCACGTTTATTTTCCCTTTTTGAATTATCCGgtgattttttgaaaaaaacctTTCCTTTTTACAGGGGGCCCCAATTTCAAACTACGAAAGTTTTTccaaaaaaaagtttgaaaacttAAAATGGGCTTGGGTACACCATacgaaaaaaagaaacatttatattgtatttaaaagacAAAGGTTATTAAAAAAATTCATCTTTAGTACAAAAGTTTATCAGACCGTTTAAAACAAACAGACTGTTTCAAAAGTTAAAAGGGGGTATTTAAACCCgttctatatgatatatttttccTTTCCCTGTCATATTAAAACGTTTTCTATTGacttattttaaaaaaagtgaaattttgtttaaaatttaactactcatttaaaaaattccccatactttttaaaaaattttcactgctcattcaaaaagttataaaaactgtccctttaaaaaaattataactaTCAGGAAAACGTTACTAACTGACTCGGGATTAAAACATTACCCCAACTGACTCGTATTTAAAACTTACTTTAAAAATGccgttttttttaaacaaattttttcTTTCCTCCAGATTAAAAAGGTCATTTCTGTAGTATAactttttttagattttaaatttcaaggcattttaaaaaaatttttaaacccccccAAAACAGTTAAATTATTTTTAGGGGTTAtatttttttaggttttttgtAGGAATTACCAGCTGTGGTTTTGGGAAAACAAgttttttatttcgtttttttgAGGGAGATAACCTGTGGGGGAGACAACAATTTTTATTGTGTAGGGGGATAACCCCTGGGTGTtggaaaacaaatttatttgggttttttttttgggggagaTTACCACTGTGGTGGGACTACTTATTTGGGGAATAGATTACCGCGTGGTGTGTACATACAGTTTTCTGTGGGTAAATTACCGCGTGGGGTTTGAGACAAAAAGTTTATCGGGGTATAGATATACCCCTGTGGTTTTGTACAACAATTTTTTCTTGTAGGTAATATACCGTTTTGGTGGGACAACaagtttttttgggggtttaaaAAGGGAGGATAAACCACTTGGGGGGTTTTGAAACAATTTATTTTGTGTAGGGAAAATACCAGTTTTTGGTGTTGAAATACaagtttttttggggggtttttttctgTGTAGGTAGATTCCGCTGTGGTGTTGGACTCCCAAATTATTTGGGTAGTAATAAAATTTTTTGTAGGGAATAAGTTGTTTGGGGGGAGAATTTCAAAACTGTGGGTGAAACAAGTTTTCTGTGTAGGGATATCCAGCGTGGTTTGGACTACAAGTTTATTGTGTAGGGAAAATTTCCCGTGGGGGGAACATACAAGTTTTTCTTTTAGGGGATATACCAGGGGGGTTGTGAAAACATTTATCTGTGTAGGTAGATATACCAGTTGGTTtttgaatttcaattttttttgtgTAGGAAATATACCAGCTTTTTGTTGAGACAACAAATTTTTCTGGTAGGTAGATATACCAGTGTGGGGTGAGACAAAAAGTTTTCTGTGTAAGGTGAATCCGCTGTGGTGTTGTGACATACAAGTTTATCTGTGTAGGTAGATATACCAGCGGGGTTAAAAATTTCAGTTTTTGTGTAGGTAGATATACCAGCTGTGGTGTTGAGACATACAAGTTTATCTGTGTAGGTAGATATACCAGCTGTGGTGTTGTGACATACAAGTTTTATCTGTGTAGGTAGATATACCAGCTGTGGTGTTAGGGGGCTACAATTTACTTTGGGGAGGTAGATATACCGCTGTGGGTTTTGAAACAAACGGGTAGGGGAACCgcttttttgaaaaacattattTGGGGAAATAATGTGGGGTTTTTAAAAACGGGTTTaaaaatttatctttttattttccACTTTTTGAATAAAAGTTTCTTTTGGGGAATtaaatttttctttattttaaaataattggggttttttttttacaaattttttgAGGTAAAAAGGGTTTTGTAAATTTTTTCCCCGGTAATaaaattttttgataaatttacttGAGGCTAATAACccacttttttaaaaaattttctttaattaaacCCTTTTTGGGGCAAAAATTTATTTTGGGAAAATTAAACTTGGGtttgttaaaaatttttttttagggATTAAAGCTTTTTAAACCAATTTTATCTGGGGTTTACAGTAATTTAACTGGGTTGGACAAAAATTTATTTTAGTCTGTATACCGCTgggtttttgggaaaaaatttttttttagggAAAAAGGGGGTGGAACAACGTTTTTTGTGGGGGATAATAAGTTTTTGGGAGGTAGAATTACCACTTGGTGTTTAATTATAAACTTTTATTATAAAAGGGGGGTTTTGAGAATTCATTTTTCGTTAGGTAAAAAATGTGGggaaatacaattttttttaggGAATTAGctttttgttaaataaatttTATCTGGTAATTCAAGTTTTTTGTGGGAATTACCCTTGGTTAAAAATACAATTTTCTTTAGGTATCCCTTTTTTAACCAACGGTTAGTATATCCAAATTACTGTGTGAGATATACCAGTTTGGGGGTTGGCAAGATCGTtagaaaaatttttttttagggATAACCCCCTGGGTGTTTTAAACAAGAATTTTGTATAGATATAAGCTCTTTGAACTAcaatttatcttaaaaaaattgtaaaaaacccctttttggGTTTGGGGTACAAGTTTTTGCCGGAGTAATTCACTTTTGGGTTTACAATTTTTTTCGGTAAGTAAAAActgtttttggaaaaaatttaTCGTGGGAATCCCCTGTTTGGGGAAAAaagtttttctgttatacaaatAGAAAAACCCGGGGGCCCACTTTATTGTGTGGGTTTTATATAACCCCCTTGTGTTGAAATAAAGAATCGTTTAGAATAACCAGGGATTTAAAAATTAAGTTTAAAATTTATCGGTAGTTAAATCCCGTTGAAAAAGTTTTATCAGGAAATCCACTTTTGGggttcaattttctttttgattACCCCTTTTGGCTCAACGTGAGTGTTGTCTCCAGGAAGTGGTGGGAGAAGACGATTCCTTTGTGTTGAGTAATGAAGCTATAGAGACATGCGATGAACTGGAGGCAACTCTCAAGGTAAGTTGAGACTTATAACTGAACTTACAAAGTAAATGATGACTCATAAGTCAACTCTCAAGCTAAGCAGTAACTCACAAGTCAACTCTCAAGGTAAGTGGTAACTCATGATCACAAGTCAACTCTCTAGGTAAGTTGAGACTTATAACTGAACTTACAAAGTAAATGATGACTCATAAGTCAACTCTCAAGCTAAGCAGTAACTCACAAGTCAACTCTCAAGCTAAGCAGTAACTCACAAGTCAACTCTCAAGGTAAGTGGTGACTCATAAGTCAACTCTCAAGGTAAAATGTGACAAATAATCCAATTCTCAAGGTATGACTCATTTTCTTAACCAACAAGGTAAATGATGACTCACAATTAAACATGAAGGGTAAGTGATGACTCAATACTTAAATTTGAATGTGTGCAATGACTCATTAGTAAactattatatatcaattatagaGTCCAGACTGGAAAGTGTTAAACAGAGTGATGTCCACTACTAGATATCATAGCTGTAGTATATCTGTAACTATGCTAGTCTCTGTCCATTTCTTGACGAAAATTTGCTATATCACATAGTGGTATTCCGATTAATCAAGTTCGCCGAGTATCACTTAAAATTGTTTGAGGTGTTGACGAATTAATCGAGTAAGAAATCTGTAATTGACTTTCATCAGAAATAACCGACATCATGACAAAGGAAAGAATATTAACTGATTGATATAACAAgtgagaaaaaaatcaatcactTAATTGTGGTCGTTGCTTATATCAGATAGAATACAAGTGTCTAGATGAATAAAATGGCACAGTAAGCGCACATAGTATGTAATAACCAAAGaaagataattaaaaattaattgattttaatcgGTCATAGATTGAATAGCAAAGTTGATGATTGATCAGGAAATTCCAACTGATTCCCATCACtagtacagtattacatttGAGCTCACCAAGCCTAATTATTTGGGATGAATGTTTGATTAAAAACACTATACATACTGACCACTGACCACTGTCCAGGTACTGGAGATGACCAGGAGTGAGTTTGAGGACTACCAGGAGAAAGATGGTTGGAGTGAAGATGAAGGAGATGATGAGGAAGACCGTGATGAGAAGTGGATGTTTGGTAAGGGCCGCTGTAATAAACAACCTTTACATCCTCATATGAAAAACTCCGAGTGCACATAGCATTTCCCACATCACTCTGTCACTCTGAAATTCCCTTCCCACTAAGTTACAAATTTGGCAAATACAATCTAGATTGACAGAAATTTGAAAGAGaatatatataacttgtacaAATAAGGCCTGATGTGTAACAATgccattgtttgtttgtttttgtttaatgtcctattaacaatACCATATGTAATACCATCTACTTTAAAAACAGCAATAAATATTTTTCTCTtgtaaagatttatttttagaaTAATGATTGAAATAAGAGATGGGGATAGTTTCCTTATTATCGACCCCCTCTCTATGGTTTGGAAGGAGTTATAGGGATAGGgtgatatgtacatatgtaactaAACAACATTCTCACTCTATTGACTTAATTAAAGATCTAATTGTTCCCAAACTTCATCCACTCAAAACCATTATATCTTGACCAAGTTCACATTTCAACCACCTTGGGTCAATTtttaggtcactgttactataaatagatttccAATGCCCTTCCTGTACTGACTTCATTGATTATCCAATTTTCCTGAAACTTCTTCCCCTTTTGTTCTGTACCTGACCATTGAATCTCAGTTTCTGTACCTGGTTATTGAATCTCAGTTTGTGTACCTGACTATTGAatcacagtttttttttacctgGTTATTGAATCACAGTTTGTGTACCTGACTATTGAATCACAGTTTCTGTACCTGATTATTGAATCTCAGTTTCTGTACCTGATTATTGAAtctcagtttttttttaatacctGGTTATTGAATCTCAGTTTGTGTACCTGGTTATTGAATCACAGTTTGTGTACCTGATTATTGAATCTCAGTTTGTGTACCTGGTTATTGAATCACAGTTTGTGTACCTGGTTATTGAATCTCAGTTTGTGTACCTGATTATTGAATCTCAGTTTGTGTACCTGGTTATTGAATCACAGTTTCTGTACCTGACTATTGAATCTCAGTTTGTGTACCTGATTATTGAATCACAGTTTCTGTACCTGATTATTGAATCACAGTTTCTGTACCTGACTATTGAATCTCAGTTTGTGTACCTGGTTATTGAATCACAGTTTCTGTACCTGATTATTGAATCTCAGTTTGTGTACCTGATTATTGAATCACAGTTTGTGTACCTGGTTATTGAATCACAGTTTCTATACCTGATTATTGAATCACAGTTTCTATACCTGATTATTGAACACTTCTCTAATCTTAGTATTGTTTTGATGTTATAGTTCCAAATGGCATTCCAAAACTGAAGGAGACAtggaaacaaatattgaaaGGGTAAGTTGTGAGTTGTAATTGTCCTAAGTATCGGATAATTACCTTGAGTGTACTTGGAAGGGAACATGTGCTAGTATCGTAAGTGCTAAAGGATGAGAGACAGGATATGCCCTGTAGCTGGCAGAGTAACATTCTGTCAAACGTTCATGTCTTTTATGTCTATTCGGATCAGtatactccaacaatgttaaaGGTTCAACGCGGCCAGAAACTTTGAAGTGGATCGAAGTGTAACAGTTGGCTCAATAATTTTAGA
This genomic interval carries:
- the LOC117332329 gene encoding N-lysine methyltransferase SETD6-like, translated to MKMAASMKRTCEEGDSSNSSPKLSTGCKDENKLDSFLTWSRENNLWLSPKVCVTKQGSCAQYGMITTESVNCGECLLKVPRKLLLHPRTSAISRLLKKEAASLASESGWVPLLVALMYEYNNPESTWRPYLDLVPDFRELDLPMFWPESERGSLLGSANGILNCVERDLKSLTAEFTSVVLPFVRKHTDVFSPACESLELYKKMVAFVMAYSFTEPTADNEDEQMKDAPSKTAPMMVPMADILNHVAHNNAELRFEKEFLKMVSTSEIAKCCLQEVVGEDDSFVLSNEAIETCDELEATLKVLEMTRSEFEDYQEKDGWSEDEGDDEEDRDEKWMFVPNGIPKLKETWKQILKGCAEKCLALYSTSLEEDEECLASRLDSLSQRQKYVLYTNHGQKLILQKLLDSCS